The following proteins are co-located in the Aurantiacibacter atlanticus genome:
- the rpmG gene encoding 50S ribosomal protein L33 — MAKPATIKIRLNSTADTGHFYVTKKNPRNHTEKFVFRKYDPVAKKHVEYKEGKIK, encoded by the coding sequence ATGGCGAAGCCCGCAACTATTAAAATCCGCCTGAATTCGACCGCGGACACCGGCCACTTTTACGTGACCAAGAAGAACCCGCGCAATCACACCGAAAAGTTCGTGTTCCGCAAATACGATCCGGTTGCGAAGAAGCATGTCGAATATAAGGAAGGCAAGATCAAGTAA
- a CDS encoding pyridoxal phosphate-dependent aminotransferase encodes MTVPPLSHALQRIEASSTSAMTDRARILQADGRDIISLSVGEPDFATPPHVIAAAKDALDAGDTRYTSVMGTTQLREAAALHFRRDLGIAAEAGDVIVTAGGKQAIFEALAATISAGDEVIVPCPWWVSYPQIVRFCGGKVVPLLTHPENGYRFDASDLEALITPKTRWALLNSPGNPTGAVYPEGMLHAIADVLRRHPQVMVLSDDIYAPLSYTGQDHATLAALCPDLKDRVLTVSGVSKSHAMTGFRIGVTTGPRWLLEAMTRLQGNSSGNAASISQAAAVAALAGPQDFLADWRAILRGRRDMMVERLNAIPGLSTPMPDGAFYCLVNAAPIMDRFGRDDNRLALHLLDHGVAVVAVSAFGGRDGFRISFAASEESLRTAMDRIEKALIGQ; translated from the coding sequence ATGACTGTGCCCCCGCTCAGCCACGCGCTGCAACGGATAGAGGCGTCCTCCACCTCCGCCATGACTGACCGCGCTCGCATATTGCAGGCCGATGGGCGCGACATCATCTCGCTCAGCGTAGGTGAACCCGATTTCGCCACGCCGCCCCATGTTATCGCTGCTGCCAAGGATGCGCTCGACGCGGGCGATACGCGCTACACCTCGGTTATGGGCACCACCCAATTGCGAGAAGCCGCCGCGCTGCATTTTCGCCGAGATCTGGGCATTGCGGCTGAAGCAGGCGATGTCATCGTGACTGCCGGCGGCAAGCAAGCGATATTCGAAGCACTGGCCGCAACGATCAGCGCAGGCGATGAAGTGATTGTGCCGTGCCCCTGGTGGGTCAGCTATCCGCAAATCGTGCGCTTCTGCGGCGGTAAGGTTGTCCCGCTGCTGACACATCCCGAAAACGGTTATCGATTCGATGCCAGCGATCTGGAGGCGCTAATCACGCCCAAAACCAGATGGGCGCTGCTCAACAGCCCCGGCAATCCAACCGGCGCGGTCTATCCCGAAGGCATGCTGCACGCCATCGCGGATGTGCTGCGACGCCACCCGCAGGTAATGGTGCTTTCAGACGATATTTACGCTCCGCTCAGCTATACCGGGCAGGATCACGCCACGCTGGCAGCGCTTTGCCCTGATCTGAAGGACCGCGTGCTGACCGTTTCGGGCGTGTCGAAAAGCCACGCGATGACAGGCTTTCGTATCGGTGTGACCACCGGACCACGCTGGCTGCTTGAAGCCATGACGCGTCTGCAAGGCAATTCCAGCGGCAATGCGGCCAGTATCAGCCAGGCCGCTGCCGTGGCCGCCCTTGCCGGGCCGCAGGATTTCCTCGCCGACTGGCGCGCCATCTTGCGCGGGCGGCGCGATATGATGGTGGAACGCCTTAATGCCATTCCCGGACTGTCGACTCCCATGCCCGACGGCGCTTTTTACTGCCTTGTCAATGCCGCGCCGATCATGGACCGGTTTGGCCGGGACGATAACAGGCTGGCGCTCCATTTGCTCGACCATGGTGTTGCCGTGGTGGCGGTCAGCGCCTTTGGTGGACGTGATGGCTTTCGCATCAGCTTTGCCGCGAGCGAGGAATCTCTTCGAACTGCAATGGACCGAATCGAAAAGGCGCTGATTGGGCAATAG
- a CDS encoding helicase HerA-like domain-containing protein translates to MGDIFIGNDLDGNRQALDLGRANRHGLIAGATGTGKTVTLQGLAESFSANGVPVFVADVKGDLSGIAMPGSADFKNADKLESRAQELGMEDYAYSDNPVVFWDLYGEQGHPIRTTVSEMGPLLLSRLLDLNDTQEGVLQIVFRHADENGLLLLDFEDLRAMLSWAYDNSKELSGDYGNVSKQSVGAIQRQLLSFESQGANGFFGEPALEIDDFLACDSEGRGIVNVLAADKLMRSPKLYATFLLWLLAELFESLPEVGDAEKPKLVFFFDEAHLLFDDVPKALEETIERVVRLIRSKGVGVYFVTQNPIDIPEEIAGQLGNRVQHALRAFTPRDQRAIRAAAETFRINPDLDIATAITELRVGEALVSTLDDDGAPTVVQRTLVKPPRSRLGPVTPKERAIMQSISPVAGKYDERVDRESAEEVLAQKAQDAAMTAEEVEAKGEEEVRKQPRKTKSIWEKARTRAMAAAAGSMASVAAAAVTGRRSRANPTRTAITSGAGSLATDLAGPLAGRFVRNIIGGLMR, encoded by the coding sequence ATGGGCGATATTTTCATTGGCAATGACCTGGACGGGAACCGGCAGGCGCTCGATCTTGGCCGCGCCAATCGCCACGGGTTGATTGCGGGCGCGACCGGCACGGGGAAGACGGTGACACTTCAGGGTCTGGCCGAAAGCTTTTCCGCCAATGGTGTGCCGGTCTTCGTGGCCGATGTGAAAGGCGATCTTTCGGGTATCGCCATGCCTGGTTCCGCCGATTTCAAGAATGCCGACAAGCTGGAAAGCCGGGCGCAGGAATTGGGCATGGAGGATTACGCTTATTCCGATAATCCGGTGGTTTTCTGGGATTTATATGGCGAACAGGGCCACCCGATCCGCACTACGGTTTCCGAAATGGGTCCGCTGCTGCTTTCCCGCCTGCTCGATCTCAACGATACGCAGGAAGGCGTCTTGCAGATCGTTTTCCGCCATGCAGACGAGAACGGTCTGTTGCTGCTCGATTTCGAAGACCTGCGAGCCATGCTGTCATGGGCCTATGATAATTCAAAAGAGCTTTCAGGCGACTATGGCAATGTCTCAAAACAGTCGGTCGGCGCGATCCAGCGGCAATTGCTGAGTTTTGAATCGCAGGGCGCAAATGGATTTTTTGGAGAGCCTGCGCTGGAGATCGACGATTTCCTCGCTTGTGATTCCGAAGGGCGCGGTATCGTGAATGTGCTGGCGGCGGACAAATTGATGCGCAGCCCGAAGCTATATGCCACCTTTCTCCTGTGGCTGCTTGCCGAATTGTTCGAAAGCCTGCCCGAAGTTGGCGATGCTGAAAAACCCAAGCTGGTGTTCTTCTTTGATGAAGCGCACCTATTGTTCGATGATGTCCCCAAGGCGCTGGAGGAGACAATCGAAAGGGTTGTCCGCCTGATCCGATCAAAGGGTGTAGGTGTGTATTTCGTTACGCAAAATCCAATCGATATCCCCGAAGAAATCGCCGGTCAGCTGGGCAATCGCGTGCAGCATGCGCTGCGCGCTTTCACACCGCGCGACCAGCGCGCCATTCGGGCGGCGGCGGAGACTTTCCGCATCAACCCCGATCTTGATATCGCCACGGCGATCACCGAACTGCGCGTGGGTGAGGCGCTGGTATCGACGCTGGATGATGATGGTGCGCCCACCGTGGTCCAGCGCACATTGGTCAAGCCGCCGCGCAGCAGGCTCGGCCCTGTCACGCCCAAGGAACGCGCAATCATGCAGTCGATCAGCCCGGTTGCCGGCAAATATGACGAACGGGTAGATCGCGAAAGTGCAGAGGAGGTGCTGGCCCAAAAGGCACAGGACGCCGCCATGACCGCAGAAGAAGTTGAAGCCAAAGGGGAGGAAGAGGTCCGCAAGCAGCCGCGCAAGACCAAGAGCATCTGGGAAAAAGCGCGCACCCGCGCAATGGCCGCTGCTGCCGGATCCATGGCCTCGGTTGCCGCTGCCGCTGTCACGGGCCGCCGCAGCCGCGCTAATCCGACGCGCACGGCGATTACATCAGGCGCAGGCTCACTCGCGACCGATCTGGCGGGTCCGCTGGCGGGCCGCTTCGTGCGCAATATCATTGGCGGGTTGATGCGATAG
- the pabB gene encoding aminodeoxychorismate synthase component I gives MDGKTPFVLLDDARTHGASDAQFFSAPRAIFVARRADEVAGVLAAAEKARVEDGGHLAGFIGYEAGLALEARLAQLAPARSGANGPLVWLGLFDDPETIAAADMAQWLAAHSDAGASGIASIGPLDPQVPPGAYCEAFEILQDAIRAGDIYQANLTFPLAGPARGDPLAIYAAIRPTAAAGYGGMIFDGSHYLLSFSPELFFSLKGREVRVKPMKGTRPRVADPAADAAIREELGASVKDRAENLMIVDLMRNDLSRVAQAGSVNVDDPFTVETYPTVHQMVSTVSAQLQSGKGAIDVINALFPCGSITGAPKIRAMELIDTVEPDPRGGYCGAIGRVDRTGDAAFNVAIRTIRLTPGENLRHKAVLGVGGAIVADSDAMGEWRECLIKGAFVRGPAGGHDLIETMRFDADGGIKLLELHLERMKASAAELGFSFDRHETRNRIQALCFELEADTKVRLVLARSGAVTLESAPLPPPLPDPVSCIALPHPTVAHDWRLQHKSSDRSFYESAADVARERGAFEALLVREDGQVAEGSRTSIFVEGEDGVLLTPPASVGLLPGVLRRSLIEGGRAREADLTLADLENGFFLGNALRGLLPAVLI, from the coding sequence ATGGATGGCAAGACCCCCTTTGTCCTGCTGGATGACGCGCGCACCCACGGGGCGAGCGATGCACAGTTCTTTTCAGCCCCGCGCGCAATCTTTGTGGCGCGGCGCGCTGACGAAGTGGCAGGCGTTCTTGCCGCTGCTGAAAAGGCGCGCGTGGAAGACGGCGGGCATCTGGCGGGTTTCATCGGATATGAGGCCGGGCTTGCGCTGGAAGCACGACTGGCACAGCTGGCGCCCGCGCGCAGCGGCGCAAACGGGCCGCTGGTGTGGCTTGGCCTGTTTGACGATCCTGAAACCATTGCTGCAGCGGATATGGCGCAATGGCTGGCAGCCCATAGCGATGCGGGCGCGTCGGGCATCGCCAGTATCGGCCCGCTCGATCCGCAAGTTCCACCCGGTGCCTATTGCGAGGCATTCGAGATCTTGCAGGACGCGATCCGCGCAGGCGACATCTATCAGGCCAATCTCACCTTCCCGCTGGCTGGCCCTGCAAGGGGTGATCCGCTGGCGATCTATGCCGCTATCCGTCCCACGGCAGCGGCTGGATATGGCGGCATGATATTTGACGGTTCACATTACCTCCTCAGCTTCAGCCCCGAATTGTTTTTTTCGCTGAAGGGGCGCGAGGTGCGGGTGAAACCAATGAAGGGCACACGCCCACGCGTGGCCGATCCGGCAGCAGACGCGGCAATCCGGGAAGAACTTGGCGCCTCGGTCAAGGACCGTGCAGAAAATCTGATGATCGTGGATCTGATGCGCAACGATCTATCGCGCGTGGCACAAGCGGGCAGCGTAAATGTGGATGATCCCTTCACCGTGGAAACCTATCCCACCGTGCACCAGATGGTCTCCACCGTCAGTGCACAGCTGCAATCAGGCAAGGGCGCGATAGATGTGATCAACGCGCTGTTCCCCTGCGGTTCCATCACCGGTGCGCCCAAGATCCGCGCAATGGAATTGATCGACACGGTCGAGCCCGATCCCCGGGGGGGCTATTGCGGCGCAATCGGCCGCGTGGATCGGACGGGCGATGCCGCCTTCAATGTCGCTATCCGCACCATCCGCCTGACCCCGGGCGAAAATCTGCGCCACAAGGCGGTGCTGGGTGTGGGCGGTGCTATCGTTGCCGATAGCGATGCGATGGGTGAATGGCGCGAATGCCTGATCAAGGGCGCCTTCGTGCGTGGCCCTGCCGGTGGACACGATCTGATCGAAACCATGCGGTTTGATGCAGACGGCGGGATAAAACTGCTCGAATTGCATCTGGAACGGATGAAAGCGAGCGCCGCAGAGCTCGGCTTTTCCTTTGACAGGCATGAAACGCGCAATCGCATTCAGGCGCTGTGTTTCGAACTGGAGGCAGATACCAAGGTCCGGCTTGTGCTGGCGCGCAGCGGCGCTGTTACTCTGGAAAGTGCACCTTTGCCGCCACCGCTTCCTGATCCCGTCTCATGCATCGCGCTGCCACATCCCACGGTCGCGCATGACTGGCGGCTGCAACACAAGAGCAGTGACCGCAGCTTTTACGAAAGCGCGGCCGATGTCGCACGCGAACGAGGCGCATTCGAGGCCTTGCTGGTGCGCGAGGATGGCCAGGTTGCCGAAGGCAGCCGGACCAGTATTTTTGTCGAAGGTGAAGATGGCGTGCTGCTGACGCCGCCTGCCTCTGTGGGTCTGTTGCCGGGGGTCCTGCGCCGCTCACTTATTGAAGGAGGGCGTGCGCGTGAAGCGGATTTGACGCTTGCTGATCTGGAAAATGGCTTCTTCCTCGGCAATGCTCTTCGCGGCCTGCTGCCAGCGGTTCTGATATGA
- the arfB gene encoding alternative ribosome rescue aminoacyl-tRNA hydrolase ArfB, with protein sequence MASILDKANAIAEENFVTASGPGGQNVNKVATAVQLRVNIYQLALPPPIFHRLKALAGNRMNSAGDIVIDARNHRTQEANRRDARQRLAELIDAAVKEPKKRAKTRVNRIGKTKRLAGKKAHGMKKALRGKVDL encoded by the coding sequence ATGGCCAGCATCCTCGATAAGGCGAATGCCATTGCCGAGGAGAATTTCGTCACCGCGTCAGGTCCTGGCGGGCAGAATGTCAACAAGGTGGCAACCGCGGTGCAATTGCGGGTGAATATCTACCAACTGGCACTGCCGCCGCCCATCTTTCACCGGCTAAAGGCACTGGCAGGCAACCGGATGAACAGTGCAGGCGATATTGTGATCGATGCGCGCAATCACCGCACGCAGGAAGCCAATCGGCGCGATGCACGTCAGCGACTGGCCGAACTGATAGACGCTGCCGTAAAGGAGCCGAAAAAGCGGGCGAAGACGCGGGTCAACCGAATCGGCAAGACCAAGCGGCTGGCGGGCAAAAAGGCACATGGCATGAAAAAGGCACTGCGCGGCAAGGTCGATCTGTAA
- a CDS encoding LolA family protein has product MIQLKHYFSKPFAVALMGAVTLAVPASLAVPTAPAAAQSQADKLDRAVAALRAITTMRADFTQTDRAGNAVAGVLTLRNPGRIRFEYEDDVNMLVVSDGRALTLVDYDVNQVERWPIRNSPLGALLDPERDMRRYGSLQPSSTNNVISVEVRDPNRPEFGVITLVFAEDSRAPGGLKLASWVALDAQNTRTTVRLRNHQYGMSVPNSAFTYRDPRRSSRRPG; this is encoded by the coding sequence ATGATCCAGTTGAAACACTATTTCTCGAAGCCATTTGCCGTTGCCCTGATGGGCGCGGTGACACTGGCCGTTCCTGCAAGCCTGGCGGTGCCCACAGCACCCGCTGCCGCGCAATCGCAGGCTGACAAGCTCGATCGCGCCGTAGCTGCGCTGCGGGCTATCACCACCATGCGCGCAGATTTCACTCAGACGGACCGGGCCGGCAATGCCGTTGCCGGTGTGCTGACCCTGCGCAATCCTGGCCGCATCCGCTTCGAATATGAAGACGATGTCAATATGCTGGTCGTGTCCGACGGACGGGCGCTTACATTGGTCGATTATGACGTCAACCAGGTCGAGCGCTGGCCGATTCGCAACTCGCCGCTGGGCGCATTGCTGGATCCAGAGCGGGACATGCGCCGCTATGGCAGCTTGCAACCATCATCCACCAACAATGTCATCAGCGTGGAAGTGCGTGACCCCAACCGTCCAGAATTCGGTGTGATTACTCTTGTTTTCGCTGAAGATTCGAGAGCGCCGGGTGGATTGAAACTCGCCAGCTGGGTCGCCCTGGATGCGCAGAATACGCGCACTACGGTGCGCCTGCGCAATCACCAATACGGGATGTCTGTGCCCAATAGCGCCTTTACCTATCGCGATCCGCGCCGCTCATCCCGTCGGCCCGGATAG
- a CDS encoding RluA family pseudouridine synthase produces MNIPILFEDGEALVINKPAGLPIETPRKGGAALSDHLDSLRLGFQREPVAVHRLDTDTSGCLLLARNPKSLKRFNAAFEARLVSKTYLGIVAGPVEEAEGTIDLALSKISSAEKGWRMIVAKKGKPSVTHWTKRAELEGGLTLVEFRPETGRTHQIRVHAEHAFGRSLLGDPVYGNKDARAPRTMLHASALSLSREGKPDIAAAAPLPADFAALGAQ; encoded by the coding sequence ATGAACATCCCCATCCTGTTTGAAGACGGTGAAGCGCTTGTCATAAACAAGCCTGCCGGTCTGCCGATTGAAACCCCGCGCAAGGGCGGCGCTGCGCTTTCCGATCATCTCGATTCGCTTAGGCTGGGCTTCCAGCGCGAACCGGTAGCGGTCCACCGGCTGGACACCGATACCAGCGGCTGCCTGCTACTGGCGCGAAATCCAAAGTCGCTGAAGCGGTTTAACGCCGCGTTCGAAGCCAGGTTGGTCTCCAAGACCTATCTTGGCATCGTAGCCGGGCCTGTGGAGGAGGCGGAGGGCACCATCGATCTCGCCCTGTCCAAGATAAGCAGCGCGGAAAAAGGCTGGCGCATGATCGTGGCGAAAAAGGGCAAGCCTTCGGTTACGCATTGGACCAAAAGGGCGGAGTTGGAAGGCGGGCTGACACTGGTCGAATTCCGCCCCGAAACGGGCCGCACCCACCAGATTCGCGTTCATGCCGAACACGCCTTTGGCCGCTCATTGCTGGGCGATCCTGTCTATGGCAACAAGGATGCGCGCGCGCCGCGCACCATGCTGCATGCCAGCGCCCTATCGCTTTCCCGCGAAGGCAAGCCCGATATCGCGGCTGCCGCACCGCTGCCCGCCGATTTCGCGGCGCTTGGGGCGCAGTAA